Sequence from the Ziziphus jujuba cultivar Dongzao chromosome 9, ASM3175591v1 genome:
ttgggccaaaactTGCAAATACCATTTTAGCattactatttttaaaatttaatattcacatAAACTTTTCTATAATAAATGTCAATaccaataaaacattttaaCATTTGACTTTCGACGTACTACAAAATAGCACTTCGAAATTATAAAACCACCGAAATTATAAAACCAACATTGGCAATGGATCCCACTTCAGTTTTAcctttatcaattaaaaaacaaatttaaatcaaaatcgTATTAGTAAATGGTGTGAGCCCCATAAACTCTACTACAAGGGATCTGCTACCAAATTTTGCCAATAGCAAATTCAGTGTCAAAACAGGCACAAAAATGATATTGGCAAAATTTACAACTCGCCATtaggagtgaaaaaaaaaaattggatattatGCTATATTTTGGTAATAGCATATGCCCAAATGCCATGCCATTGGAGATGTTTTTAACAGTACCAATACCATCGTACATGATCACCACTAAAACACAATTTCTTCCAATTTAAACcctctaattttaatttgtcatAATTTAGACCCCTCTAATTTCTAAGATTTGCATTTTAATTCCCTCTCTTACCTTTGACCACTAttagctaaaaaataaaaattatagtcAGACCATAAGGcaacaaatcaaaatttgaagGCCTAAACTGTAATGTTTTAAACTTAGAAACTCAAAATGCAACCATACGATAAAGTTCAAAAGCGCAATTAACCCTAAATAAAATTGCTTCCTTTTATTTTCACTTCTAAAtattgaagaaagaaagaatcccACTTTCTTTCCGTCCTATGGCCATCTCCATAAATGCAGGATCTCTGCATGCAATCAAGATATAATAATCGCttatacaaaagaaaaacaaagtgcATATATTAGAGGATCAAAATATATTCTTCATACATCAACTAACAAATTaacaagacttttttttttttttgagttttttcattttttttttcttttttggtcatttttttaaatactaaattcaTTCATACATTGGGATATCAGCGAACTGAAGGGTTAAAGACTAACCGTTAAAAATGAGAGGATCAGTCACCATTTCGCCACCTTTACTTCCTAGTGAAGATATGCGGTTTGGTACTGGTAGCCATTTGCAAAGTAGTTGCTGTGACCAGGAGACAGGTTGTAAGTAGCAGAACCCAGCAGAGAGGGGCAATGGTTTTCATTAGGCCCAGGGTAAACATACGACCTCTCATACATGTACTGTGGATACCTATTATCGGCAACTCTAggataaaaattcttttcaGCAGCAATATTAGTAACACGAGGCACATATCCAACACCATTAGCTCGGGGTCTCTTTGGTTGAGGCTTTGCAGCTTCAGTCACCCTTTTCTTGTCTGCTTTGGCTTTCTCCAGCTGGATAACCCGTTTCTGAAGTGGATCCACAGGGTACTGCTCCTCAAGCTTATGCTCTTCAATGCACTTGATCACAGCCTTAAGTGCAGTCAGTTCACGCTCATTCACCTCATTctgaaacaataaataaataagttaggAATGTCCCTTTTGCATTGCAAAAACAAATGCTATTCTTTCTCCAAACCCTGTCCAGCCTCCACCTCAGCGCACATGGTAAATGGTTTGATGGAAACATTGGTATACTGTCCAAAGGTCAATCTCACTAACTGACATTGTGTCCAAAGCAATATTCTTAatggaaaaatacaaaatagatCATAGTATGGAGCCATCTAACAATAATGCCAGAGTCAGAGATACCGTGTTATAGTAGCACTGAGACATATGTTAAAGGATATTTTGGCAAGGAACATACTCATTACTATGTCTGAACACAATTATGGGTTTCTTGCCGTGTCCTCTTATCCCTCAATAAAAGCAATCAAAAATCAACAAACCACTACTTTCAAGAAAGCTGAGAATCATCATGCACCTGTACAGTGGGAGATGCATTTCCAGGTTTGACAGGTGAAGAAGCTTTTCTTGCCTCCTTCAAGTAAGATTTAAGTAGAGCCACAGGTGAGAACTTCTCCGTGAGGTCAAACGCATAAGCCAAGTTCACAGCATCAATCTGCCTTCCACTATTTACAAGTACTTCAACTACACCTGCAGAATCCAAGAGAACAGAAGAAgcttttagaaaattatagaattttaaaatagttggaaaaaatttctttaGACTTGGTATTTCTGTCTGATCCATCAAGCCAAATCATATAAGCCTCTTCTTGTCGGTCCATCGTCTCATCCAAGCCAAAGTAGCTCCACCAAAACTTTCCCAAAAAAACTGAGTGAGTTTTGCTGATATGCTGACCCTCTTCACAATATGCAAATGCAAAACCCACATACATTGACTTACTTTGTATTAGTCACCTAGGATGAAAATAAGAGGCATTctaaagaacaaaagaaattgGCTATAGACTCATTTTCAAAAGCTAGGTGTGTAGGTTCAGTAATAATCTATATTTGCAAAATTGGCTATAATCTATATTTAATAACATGGTAAGATTTCTAATACTCTAtccctctcttcttttttttttttttttttttttttctaaaaataaaatctggTAGCTGCTTGCTTGACGGGGAGATGGTGGTGACTTGCTGGAATGGTGAGAGATGCTGGCTACTGGATGGGTGAAAGCAGAGGAGAGGAGCAAGGGTGGAAGCAGAAGGGTAAGGGAACACACGTAAGAGCCCTTTtgggaggggaaaaaaagatgCAACTTGAGCCGTTCGGTATAATCTAAAGGCCAGTATATTTTGCACGTTTTTGGACCGCATTTAAGTTGGTCAGGTCGGTCCTCAAGGTAGCCTTcctctatatatagatatctatatatacagaGAGGCTAGCATGAGGACCGACCGCATGGGTTATATGCGGACCAAAAACGTGAGTAAATAAGGACCATTGGATTTTCATATCTGGCGTCAACGGTCCAGATGGAATTGCAACTCTCACGTGAGAATTTTGGCAAAATCTCCCCTTCCCGCTCACAGGAGCTCGCATTCCCCCTTGCATCAGCTGGAACCACCTTTGCCAAaattcctcttctcctctgcttCCACCCCCTTCCCGCTCGCATCTCCCCATTCGGAACCAGCCCAACCAGCCACCGACCTGATtatttcaaaaatctcaaaCCGTTAGTGCCTTGCCGTTGGAGTGTGGGTTCTTTGCCATTCCTTCCTTCCTctctttcattttgatttttctatacctctgtttgtgtttttatgttttatatatatatattatatatattttttttttcttttttcattctgGTTCAGTTctgttcttttaaaaaaaaataataataatgtttctctttttgtttcattgcttttaaagtgtttttattttttattttttttgggtaatcacTTAATGTATATAGTTATTCTTATTTACTTAGGCTTCTAGAAATCGTAATGTAATAAActcttttgaattattttgtttattctatGGATCTCATTGTTTATTGGGAGCAAATATTCAAgaaattgctttcttttttaagatTGTGGCTCCAATATCTAGAGTTGAGAAGCTTGTTAGATTTCTGTGGATGATGTACTGAGGGAGACGAGCAGTTGTTAGTAGCGGAGTATATGCCTAATGATACTCTCTCCAAGCATCTCTTTCACTGTATGTTTCTTTGGTCTTTATGGATATAACAACTGTTGATTTTTGCGGACCCTCTAATTTCATATCATtttaatgaattattttatttatgtatttatttttatttattctggcTGTTAAACCATAAGTTGGTCTTAATCAAGGATAGTTAGTGACAACGAATCTACTAATAGAgagattcaaaattaaaaattcatatataataaaagacgCTCTTAATCTTAAACTACAAGTTACTCAATAGTGAAACCAGTAGTACTGGATTTTACTCATTCAAGTTTCTATGATATTGTTCCTTTGAGATGTTTTGTCCTTTAAATATATTAGCTCTATggactgtgtttttttttttttttttaatgtattatttcctatcctttttacaatatttttataaattaatcaaacccagtcaaaacattttttatttgattttctttgctgTCAATAATATATGGCTGGATGATAGTCTTTTGTGATTGCCTTATCAGTTTCAATGCTCCCAACCTCTCCCGTTTGGATGTGGGGGAGTTACTGCATATCCTCCAAGCATTGACACAACATCTGCCATGTTTGGTCTATCTGCTGCGACTTCTTGCACACACAAGAAAGCAACTTGGGCATGCAGTATAAATTCATCTGTCGAATTACATGTTTCTGCTTTTGCCTTATATTTAGTGGTTGttgctgctgccgagcttgctgtgttgctgctggtgctcctgtattgctgctggtgctgctgagcttgctgtgttgctgccgagcttgttgttgctgctgccgagcttgctgtgttgctgctggtgctgttgctggtgctccTGTATTGCTGTTGGcgctgttgctggtgctgccgagcttgttgttgctgctgccgagcttgctgtgttgctgttAGTGCTATTACCGAGCTACTGCATTGCTGCCGAGCTTGTTTTTGCTGTcgccgagcttgctgtgtttGCTGCTAGTGCTGTTGCCGAGCTACtgtgttgctgccgagctacTGTTCATGGCACTGTTCACCtgtgtttaaatatcttttttttttttgatttttttgggctaaaatatctgcatgtaaacatcaatctccagcttgtattgCTGCCGAGCTACTTTGCTTCTGAGCTACTGTTCACGTGCACTGTTTATCtgtgttgtttaaatatcttttttcttttttctgatttttttttttggctaaaatatctgcgtataaacatcaatctccagcttgta
This genomic interval carries:
- the LOC132805397 gene encoding FRIGIDA-like protein 3, with the translated sequence MDQTEIPSLKKFFPTILKFYNFLKASSVLLDSAGVVEVLVNSGRQIDAVNLAYAFDLTEKFSPVALLKSYLKEARKASSPVKPGNASPTVQNEVNERELTALKAVIKCIEEHKLEEQYPVDPLQKRVIQLEKAKADKKRVTEAAKPQPKRPRANGVGYVPRVTNIAAEKNFYPRVADNRYPQYMYERSYVYPGPNENHCPSLLGSATYNLSPGHSNYFANGYQYQTAYLH